The Streptomyces sp. B3I8 nucleotide sequence GGTCGGGGAACTCCACCCACGCACGCGCGAAGTCGAGCCCCTTCTCGTCGGAGGAACCCTCGCGCACCGGCGAAGAGGCCTCACGGCCCACCGCGGCCCCGGCCTTTTTGCCCCGCTTGCCGCTCTTCGCGTTTTTCGTCTTTGGCACGCCTCCAGGGTAAGTGCCCGTCGGCAGTAGCGTTTGCGTCCATGAGACTCGGTGTCCTCGACGTGGGATCGAACACGGTCCACCTGCTGGTGGTGGACGCGCACCCCGGCGCCCGCCCGCTGCCCGCGCACTCGCACAAGGCGGAGCTACGGCTCGCCCAACTCCTCGACGACGACGGGGCGATCGGTACGGAGGGCGTCGACCGTCTGGTCGCCGTCGTCCGCGACGCCCTCCAGGCCGCAGAGGACAAGGGCGTGGAGGACCTGTTGCCCTTCGCCACCTCCGCGGTGCGCGAGGCCCGCAATGCCGACGAGGTCCTCGCCCGGGTGCGCGAGGAGACCGGCGTCGAGCTCCAGGTGCTCAGCGGCGCGGAGGAGGCGCGGCTCACGTTCCTCGCCGCCCGCCGCTGGTTCGGCTGGTCGGCGGGGAAGCTGCTGGTCCTCGACATCGGCGGCGGCTCGCTGGAGATCGCCTACGGCATCGACGAGCAGCCCGACGCCGCGGTGTCGCTGCCGCTGGGCGCGGGCCGGCTGACCGCCGGTCGGCTGCCGGGGGACCCGCCCGCCCCGGACGACGTCCGCGCGCTGCGCAAGCACGTGCGCGCGGAGATAGCGCGCACGGTCGGCGAGTTCAGCCGGTTCGGACCGCCGGACCACGTCGTGGCCACGTCCAAGACCTTCCGCCAGCTCGCCCGCATCTGCGGCGCGGCCCGCTCCGCGGAGGGTCTGTACGTGCAGCGCGAGCTGAAACGGGAGTCCCTGGAGGCGTGCGTGCCGAGGCTCGCCTCGATGACCACGCGGGAGCGCGCCGAGCTTCCCGGCGTCGCCGAGGACCGCGCCCACCAGCTCGTGGCCGGCGCGCTGGTCGCCGAGGCCGCGATGGATCTGCTCGCCGTGGAGTCCCTGGAGATCTGCCCCTGGGCGCTGCGGGAGGGCGTCATCCTGCGCAGCCTGGACCAGATGGGGACGTAGACGAAGGGCGCCCCGGACGGTGCCCCGCAGCGGGCGCCGTCACCCCGCGGGCGCCCGCACACCACCCGACCGCACCCCGTAACCTGTCCCCATGGCGGAGCCCCCCGTGCAGATCCCGGACACGGAAACGAAGGTCGCCCTGTCCACCGCCTCCGTCTACCCGGAGTCCACGGCGACGGCCTTCGAGATCGCCGCGCGCCTCGGCTACGACGGCGTCGAGGTCATGGTCTGGACCGACCCGGTCAGCCAGGACATCGAGGCGCTGCGCAGACTCAGCGACTACCACCGCATACCGATCCTCGCCGTGCACGCCCCCTGCCTGCTCATCACGCAGCGCGTGTGGTCCACCGACCCCTGGACCAAGCTGCAGCGGGCCCGCGCCGCCGCCGAGAGACTCGGGGCGAGCACGGTCGTCGTCCACCCCCCGTTCCGCTGGCAGCGTCAGTACGCGCGCGACTTCGTCGACGGCGTCTGGCGCATGGCCGACGAGACCGATGTGCGGTTCGCCGTCGAGAACATGTACCCCTGGCGGTACCGCGACCGCGAGATGCTCGCCTACGCGCCCGACTGGGACGTCACCAAGGACGACTACCGTCACTTCACGATCGACCTCAGCCACGCCGCGACCGCCCGCACCGACACCCTGGCCATGCTCGACCGCATGGGCGACCGCCTCGGACACGTCCACCTCGCCGACGGCAAGGGCTCGGCGAAGGACGAGCACCTGGTGCCCGGCCGCGGCGGACAGCCGTGCGCGGAGGTGCTCGAACACCTCGCGCGCACCGGGTTCGGCGGCCACGTCGTGATCGAGGTCAACACCCGCCGCGCCATGTCCGCCGCCGAGCGCGAGGCGGACCTGGCGGAGGCCCTGGCCTTCACCCGCCTCCACCTGGCCTCGACCGCGGACCTGCCGCGCGGGTGACGCTCCGCAGCAGTGGGTGACGCTCCAGGTCAGTGCGGTGGCCGAGACACGCATCCCGCATTCCGGACAACCCGTCCCGGCACCTGGATGACCGGCGTACGCTCGACCGCAGTCATAACTCTCCGAAGGAGCGAGCGACGATGCCCGAGCTGAGGTCCCGCACAGTCACCCACGGCCGCAACATGGCGGGCGCCCGCGCCCTTATGCGTGCCTCCGGTGTACCCGGCGCGGACATCGGCCGTAAGCCGATCATCGCGGTCGCCAACTCCTTCACGGAGTTCGTGCCGGGGCACACCCACCTCCAGCCGGTCGGCCGGATCGTCTCCGAGGCGATCAGCGCGGCCGGCGGCATCCCGCGCGAGTTCAACACGATCGCCGTCGACGACGGCATCGCGATGGGCCACGGCGGCATGCTCTACAGCCTGCCCTCGCGCGACCTGATCGCCGACAGCGTGGAGTACATGGTCGAGGCGCACTGCGCCGACGCCCTGGTCTGCATCTCCAACTGCGACAAGATCACCCCGGGCATGCTGATGGCCGCACTGCGCCTGAACATCCCGACGGTCTTCGTCTCCGGCGGCCCGATGGAGTCCGGCCGCGCCACCCTGGTCGACGGCACGGTCCGCACGCTCGACCTGGTCGACGCGATCTCCGACGCCGTCAACGACAAGATCTCCGACGCGGACATCCTCCGTATCGAGGAGAACGCCTGTCCGACCTGCGGCTCGTGTTCCGGCATGTTCACCGCCAACTCGATGAACTGCCTGACCGAGGCCATCGGCCTCTCCCTCCCCGGCAACGGCTCCGTCCTCGCCACCCACACGGCCCGCAAGGCGCTGTACGAGAACGCCGCCCGCACGGTGATGGACATCACCCGTCGCTACTACGAGCAGGACGACGACACGGTCCTGCCGCGCAACGTCGCCACGTTCGCCGCGTTCGAGAACGCCATGGCGCTCGACATCGCGATGGGCGGCTCCACCAACACGATCCTGCACCTGCTCGCCGCCGCCCAGGAGGCGGGCGTCGAGTTCGGCCTGGAGCAGATCGACGCCGTCTCGCGCCGCGTGCCGTGCCTGGCCAAGGTCGCCCCGAACGTCGCCAAGGACCGTACGTACTACATGGAGGACGTGCACCGCGCCGGCGGCATCCCCGCCCTCCTCGGCGAACTGCACCGCGCGGGCCTGCTCAACGAGGACGTGCACTCGGTGCACAGCCCCTCGCTCTCCGACTGGCTGAAGACCTGGGACGTGCGCGGCGGCTCCCCGTCCCCCGAGGCGGTCGAGCTGTGGCACGCGGCCCCCGGCTGCGTCCGCTCCGCCGAGGCCTTCTCGCAGTCCGAGCGCTGGGAGGCGCTGGACACCGACGCCGAGGGCGGCTGCATCCGCTCCGCCGACCACGCCTACTCCAAGGACGGCGGCCTGGCGGTCCTGCGCGGCAACCTCGCGGTGGACGGCTGCGTGGTGAAGACGGCAGGCGTCGACGAGTCCATCTGGACCTTCGAAGGCCCCGCGGTGGTCTGCGACTCCCAGGAGGAGGCCGTCGAGAAGATCCTCACCAAGACCATCAAGGACGGCGACGTCGTCGTCATCCGCTACGAGGGCCCCAAGGGCGGCCCCGGCATGCAGGAGATGCTCTACCCGACCTCGTACCTCAAGGGCCGGGGCCTGGGGAAGACCTGCGCGCTGGTCACCGACGGCCGCTTCTCCGGCGGCACGTCCGGCCTGTCCATCGGCCACGCCTCGCCCGAGGCGGCGTCCGGCGGCACGATCGCGCTCGTCGAGGACGGCGACCGCATCCGCATCGACATCCCCGGCCGCACGATCGAACTCCTCGTCGACGAGGCGGAACTCGCCCGCCGCGCCGAGGCCCTCGACGGCACCTACGCGCCCCGCAACCGCACCCGCAAGGTCTCCACAGCCCTCCGCGCCTACGCCGCCATGGCCACAAGCGCCGACAAGGGCGCAGTCCGCGACGTCACCAAGCTGGGCTGACCAGGCACCCGGGGTCCAAGGGGCGGGAGCCCTTGAAGGGACGGGAACCCCTTGAAGGGACGGGAAGGGTAGGGGCGGCGGGGGCGAAGAAACCCCACCCGAACCCCACCCTCCCCACCCTCACCACCCGGAGGGATCCCGCACGCCCACCCCGAACACCACCCCGTCCGGCGCCGCACCCACCACCCGCCCCCCACTGACCACCGGCACCGCCAAAGCCCCCGGCAGGGCCCCCCGCGCACCCCCCATCCGCACCCCCGTCTGCCCCAGCACGACGCCCCGCTCCGCGTCCACCGCCAGCAGCCGCCCGTCCGCCGCCATGAAGCACAGCCGCCCCCCGGCCACCACGGGCGCGGACGCCAGACTCACGGACGTCTCCGACCGCCACTTCTGCCGGCCGGTCCCCTTCGTCTCGACGGCCACCACCGCGCCCCCACTGGCCAGTAGATACACCGTCTCCCCGTGCACCACCACCTGCGCCCCGGGCAACGGATACCGCAACTCCACCCGGCGCACATCCCCGCTCGCGCCGTCGTACCGCACCACCGCGTCCGTGTACGACGAGGCATCCGTGGAGGTGAACCACACCACCCCGCCCCGCGCCCCGACGACGGTCAACGCCCCGTCCATCCGCCGTCGCGCCCGCACGGCCCCGGTCCGCGGGTCCACGGCGGTCACCGTCGTCCCGTCCGGATCCGCGCTCTGTGTCACGTAGGCGAGCCCGTCCCCGAACACCCGGAACGCGGGCAACGACAACCCCGGTACCGAGTGCCGCCACTTCACCGCTCCGGTCGCCGAGTCCAGCGCGGTCACCTCCGAGTCGTCGCCGGTGAGCAGGACGACACCGCCCGCGTGCGCGATCCGCCCCGCGTACCGGGTGGTGTCCCGGCTCCAGCGCGTCCGGCCGGTCGCGGGGTCGAGGGCGGTCAGCCGTTTCCCACCCGCGTCGACGACGTGCAGCAGCCCGCCGGACAGCACCGGGGTCCCCGCGCCCGCGCCGGCCCCGCCCGCGCGCACCCACAGGGTGTGCCCGTCGTCGGGGTCGACGGCGGCGGCCAGTACCCCGTCCCGCGTGCAGTACAGCCGCCCGTCTCCCGCCACGCAGTGCGCCATGCCGCTCGCCGTGACTCCGGGGGCACGCAACCGGACGGCCCACGGCCGGACCGCGGCCGCCGCGGAGGCCGTGCCCCGGCTCTCGCCGTGCTCACCGGCCCCGGAACCGACCAGCACACCGACACCGCCACCGACGACGGCGAGCACCACGGCGACGGCACCCCCCACCACCCACGACCGCCTCCGCGACCACCCCGCCGATCGCCCACGCCCCTCCGCACGGCCCCCGGCAGAACCCTGGAGGGGGTCCTCGCCGAGGTCCTCGCCGAAATCCCCGGCGAGAGGCTCGACCCCCGCGGCCTCCAGGCCGGACACCTCCCGCTGCGCGGGTATGAACGCCTGCGTGTCGTACGAGGCGGACACCGACCGCAGTGCCGTCATCACCTCGTCCGGCGTCGGCCGGTCCTCCGGCTCCTTGGCCAGGCAGCGCGCGACGAGCCC carries:
- a CDS encoding Ppx/GppA phosphatase family protein, giving the protein MRLGVLDVGSNTVHLLVVDAHPGARPLPAHSHKAELRLAQLLDDDGAIGTEGVDRLVAVVRDALQAAEDKGVEDLLPFATSAVREARNADEVLARVREETGVELQVLSGAEEARLTFLAARRWFGWSAGKLLVLDIGGGSLEIAYGIDEQPDAAVSLPLGAGRLTAGRLPGDPPAPDDVRALRKHVRAEIARTVGEFSRFGPPDHVVATSKTFRQLARICGAARSAEGLYVQRELKRESLEACVPRLASMTTRERAELPGVAEDRAHQLVAGALVAEAAMDLLAVESLEICPWALREGVILRSLDQMGT
- a CDS encoding sugar phosphate isomerase/epimerase, whose product is MAEPPVQIPDTETKVALSTASVYPESTATAFEIAARLGYDGVEVMVWTDPVSQDIEALRRLSDYHRIPILAVHAPCLLITQRVWSTDPWTKLQRARAAAERLGASTVVVHPPFRWQRQYARDFVDGVWRMADETDVRFAVENMYPWRYRDREMLAYAPDWDVTKDDYRHFTIDLSHAATARTDTLAMLDRMGDRLGHVHLADGKGSAKDEHLVPGRGGQPCAEVLEHLARTGFGGHVVIEVNTRRAMSAAEREADLAEALAFTRLHLASTADLPRG
- the ilvD gene encoding dihydroxy-acid dehydratase; this encodes MPELRSRTVTHGRNMAGARALMRASGVPGADIGRKPIIAVANSFTEFVPGHTHLQPVGRIVSEAISAAGGIPREFNTIAVDDGIAMGHGGMLYSLPSRDLIADSVEYMVEAHCADALVCISNCDKITPGMLMAALRLNIPTVFVSGGPMESGRATLVDGTVRTLDLVDAISDAVNDKISDADILRIEENACPTCGSCSGMFTANSMNCLTEAIGLSLPGNGSVLATHTARKALYENAARTVMDITRRYYEQDDDTVLPRNVATFAAFENAMALDIAMGGSTNTILHLLAAAQEAGVEFGLEQIDAVSRRVPCLAKVAPNVAKDRTYYMEDVHRAGGIPALLGELHRAGLLNEDVHSVHSPSLSDWLKTWDVRGGSPSPEAVELWHAAPGCVRSAEAFSQSERWEALDTDAEGGCIRSADHAYSKDGGLAVLRGNLAVDGCVVKTAGVDESIWTFEGPAVVCDSQEEAVEKILTKTIKDGDVVVIRYEGPKGGPGMQEMLYPTSYLKGRGLGKTCALVTDGRFSGGTSGLSIGHASPEAASGGTIALVEDGDRIRIDIPGRTIELLVDEAELARRAEALDGTYAPRNRTRKVSTALRAYAAMATSADKGAVRDVTKLG
- a CDS encoding serine/threonine-protein kinase, translating into MPPRRNAGTEPEAEHPVYAGQYRLEAELGSGGMGVVHLARSASGLRLAVKVVHAQFAQDPEFRGRFRQEIAAARRVSGAFTASVVDADPEAERPWMATLYIPGPTLAEHVKRNGALPPARLRRLMAGLAEALRDIHRVGVVHRDLKPSNVLLAEDGPKVIDFGISRPSDSELRTETGKLIGTPPFMAPEQFRRPREVGPAADIFALGSVLVHAATGRGPFHSDSPYLVAYQVVHDEADLTGLPDDLAGLVARCLAKEPEDRPTPDEVMTALRSVSASYDTQAFIPAQREVSGLEAAGVEPLAGDFGEDLGEDPLQGSAGGRAEGRGRSAGWSRRRSWVVGGAVAVVLAVVGGGVGVLVGSGAGEHGESRGTASAAAAVRPWAVRLRAPGVTASGMAHCVAGDGRLYCTRDGVLAAAVDPDDGHTLWVRAGGAGAGAGTPVLSGGLLHVVDAGGKRLTALDPATGRTRWSRDTTRYAGRIAHAGGVVLLTGDDSEVTALDSATGAVKWRHSVPGLSLPAFRVFGDGLAYVTQSADPDGTTVTAVDPRTGAVRARRRMDGALTVVGARGGVVWFTSTDASSYTDAVVRYDGASGDVRRVELRYPLPGAQVVVHGETVYLLASGGAVVAVETKGTGRQKWRSETSVSLASAPVVAGGRLCFMAADGRLLAVDAERGVVLGQTGVRMGGARGALPGALAVPVVSGGRVVGAAPDGVVFGVGVRDPSGW